From the genome of Streptomyces sp. NBC_01260, one region includes:
- a CDS encoding LysR family transcriptional regulator, giving the protein MVMDVHGRDLRYFAAVAEELHFTRAAERLYVSQPALSKQIRMLEKQVGAALFERNRREVRLSAVGAALLPHVQRILAEWEAAQEAVARVVADQAAVLVVGMSTSPGRGGVLPAIRSRFTAARPDARLRLRQVPWHDSTAGLADGTCDAAFVWLPLPDPDRYRWVVVAEEPRLVAMADTHPLADREIIDFTDLRDEPFLALPDSAGPLRDYWLAIDARGGKPALIGAEVASTEETYEALVAGLGVVLLAAGNTPLITLGGVVTREVRGISPSRFALAWRADDRRPLVQEYVRACEVATGTTD; this is encoded by the coding sequence ATGGTTATGGACGTTCACGGACGGGACCTGAGGTATTTCGCCGCAGTGGCCGAGGAGCTGCACTTCACGCGCGCAGCCGAGCGGCTGTACGTCTCGCAGCCTGCACTGAGCAAGCAGATCAGGATGCTGGAGAAACAGGTGGGGGCCGCGTTGTTCGAGCGCAACCGGCGCGAAGTGCGTCTGAGCGCGGTCGGTGCAGCGCTGCTGCCGCATGTTCAGCGCATTCTCGCCGAGTGGGAGGCAGCCCAGGAGGCGGTCGCCCGGGTCGTGGCCGACCAGGCGGCCGTCCTCGTCGTGGGGATGAGTACCAGCCCGGGGCGCGGGGGCGTGCTGCCGGCGATCCGCTCCCGCTTCACCGCCGCACGCCCCGATGCCCGCCTCAGACTTCGCCAGGTCCCCTGGCACGACTCGACCGCCGGGCTCGCCGACGGCACGTGCGACGCGGCGTTCGTCTGGCTCCCGCTGCCCGATCCGGACCGCTACCGGTGGGTGGTGGTCGCCGAGGAACCCCGCTTGGTCGCCATGGCCGATACTCACCCGCTCGCCGACCGGGAGATCATCGACTTCACCGACCTGCGGGACGAGCCGTTCCTCGCTCTGCCCGACAGCGCCGGGCCGCTGCGGGACTACTGGCTTGCCATCGACGCCCGCGGCGGGAAGCCGGCACTCATTGGTGCGGAAGTGGCAAGCACCGAGGAGACGTACGAGGCGCTCGTCGCAGGTCTCGGCGTGGTCCTGCTGGCGGCCGGGAACACCCCGCTGATCACCCTCGGCGGAGTCGTCACCCGTGAGGTGAGGGGTATCTCGCCCAGCCGCTTCGCCCTGGCCTGGCGCGCCGACGACCGCCGCCCGCTGGTGCAGGAGTACGTGCGCGCATGTGAGGTGGCGACCGGGACAACGGACTGA